From the genome of Nitrospirae bacterium YQR-1:
TGCTATTAAATATGCGTTGTTTCCAATAGAAGTCTCATCTACAAAGAATCCCCTTGGAATTTCACTCAGCTTGAAAATATGAATAAACAACACCATCATAAAAACAAAAATGATCAATAATTTTTTCAACATTTAATAGTGTTCCGGCATTATTAAAAGAAAATCTCTCAACAAAATCATTGATTTAATACCATAATTAATGATAGATAAAAATACAAAAAAAATCAAGACAGACTTGACTTTTTGAGTAAATTATTAAACAATAGTGACAGATGGTATAAGGGGTCGACGCTGGGGGCGCAACCCTGTATTAGTGTTATTATCGGTTTTTTTATTGTATTGCTTTAGGGATTGGGGAAAAAAACTTGTGAAGCAGCTTTTCATAACAAAATTTTAATTTGAGAAAAATCTTCGGGTGGGGGGGTAGGTATGGCATTCGTTATAAATACCAACATAATGTCAATCAATGCACAGCGTAATCTCAACAGGACACAGGGACCACTACAGGATGCTATGCAGAGGCTGTCGTCGGGCTTAAGAATCAACTCAGCTAAGGATGATGCAGCAGGATTAGCAATAGCAACACGAATGACGGCACAAATCAGGGGGCTTACGGTAGCGGTAAGAAATGCCAACGACGGTCTGTCAATTACACAAACGGCAGAGGGTGCTTTGGATGAGGTAACCAATAACTTACAGAGAATCCGTGAACTCGGTTTGCAGGCATTGAGCGGTCAATACGGCTCAACCGATGTTGGTTACATGCAAAAAGAGGTTAATTCACTTGTGGAAGAGATAGGACGGATATCAGAGCAAACAAAATTTAACGGCAAGAGATTGTTGTCGGATTCCTTCAGTGTATCCATGAAAGTAAGTTATTCGGCAAGTGATTCGGCAATTTCGATGAATGTGCCATCGGTCAACACAGACGTATTGGGCGGAAACACCTATACATCAAGCGGAAAAGACGGTACTATCATGTATTTGAAAGACATCCATACTGCAACATCAACAGCAGTAGAGGGTGTGGGAGACGCCTCATGGGTAAGCGGAGCCGGATATCCCTCAGCATTTAGCTACACAGCAAGCGTCTCAATAACTTATACAGGCAGGGCATCATTTATGGTAAATGATGTCAGTCAGTCAACAGGATTGAGGTCTGCTGCATCGAATGCAATAGCGATTGTAGATTCGGCAATAACCTCTGTGACCAGTCTTCGGGCTTCCATGGGTGCTAAGTCAAACCAGTTTGAGGCGGCAATTCGTAATCTGGATAATGTTTTAGAGGCTTCACAGTCCTCCAGATCGAGAATCATGGATGCAGACTTTGCCCAGGAGACGGCAAACCTCACAAAATCCATGATACTCCGGCAGGCAGGCATTTCCGTCTTATCGCAGGCCAACACCGCCCCTCAAAGTGTTCTTAATCTTTTAAGATGAGGAGTTTCAGGCTCTTTTATACCAAGTAGCAGTCAAAAGAGTAACGAGGCGGCAAGGAGAAAGCGACACCTCCCCTTAACAGGGGATTCCCCTTTAGGGGAGACGCTGAGGAGCTTTTGACGAAGCTAACAAAGTTAATCGAATGACTGCAACTTGGTATTAGACGATTGAATGCTGCTTGCTATCACATCCAGAAAGTGTATTTGCTAATATAGCGAATTTTAAGAAAATCTACTTTACTGTCATATCTAAAGAAAACGATAGTGTGAGCTTTTGGTTTTGCTTAATCTCTGTCCTTTGCCCTGTTGTCAGTCTTACATCATCAAGATATGTCTCATTTGTGGAATTCAGATCCTCAATCAACCACTTACCGTTTTCAAAGGTAAATTTAACATGACGGCGGGATACTGTCGGAAAATCAGCTATTACATCCGCTCCCACCGCTTTTCTGCCCACCACATCCCCCGGCTTAACCACTATTTCCCTGCCGTCTTTAAGCCGTAATAACAAGCGGTTTTTGACTTCCACGATTGTTCTGTCATCAGAGGTAGCAGGCGGCGGCACTGCTTCAAGGGCTTCCTGAGATACTTTGAATTCATCGGTAAACTCATCGTTTGGCTTTATGCCTGAGATGTCTCCAAAACAACGGCTGCACATCATATCAGCCGATGAATTAACCCCCCTGCATGTCGGACACACTTTAACCAATCCCATTTAAAATTGCCTCCATATCCTGCTGCCGCGGGATGCCGGCTATGAAAATCCTGTCCTTAAGCTTAATCACCTGAAGCGGTCTCATATTTCCCCTTTGGCTTAAATACTTTTCATATACGGCTACCAGAGATTGCTGTTTTGACAAGACTATTGCCCTCTGATTCTCTGAGCCCTTCCACCACTGTTGCGTCTCCATGCCGGCTGTGAACTCCCCGTCTATCAATACATCCACAAGCGGCAAGATATAGCCGTACTTCAAAGCTAACTCCTCATGCCTGTATCCGCTATAAAGTAAAATGTCATTAAAGCCCCTCTCTCGTATCAATAGCAAGAGCTCATACAGGGCATCCGGCTGAAAAAAGGGCTCCCCGCCGCTTATTGTTATCCCGGACCCCTGATATTTACTCAGTGCCGCCATTACCACTGATGTAGTTGTTTTATGCACAGCACTTTGTTCCCATGTAAACTCAGACATACAGCCGCTGCATCTTATGTTGCAGCCCTGAAACCATATCCCGACACGATTACCCGGCCCAAGGGTGCTCAGTGGATAGTGAATCAGGTTTATATATATATCTCTGCTATTATGATTTCCCATACCTGCTCCGATTCCGTTAAGTCTGTTACAGTTACCGTCTCCCCGGGCTTTATCCCATAATCAAAAAGTGCTCTCGATACCGGATTAACAAAAGCAGTTTCAAGTTTGTTTCCTATCCCGCGTCCTCCCATTGTAAGGTCGGCACAGCAGTAATCATTAAGCTTTTTTGATACCTCATCAGTTAATTTCACTGTGATTTTAAAACTATCCTCTATTTTTTCTAAAACGCTGCTAATCATCTTTTTAACAATAGCGGCGGCGGACTCCGGCCTTATAAAGTCAAACACCACGATATTGTCTCCGATTCTGTTTAATATCTCCGGCCTGCCAAGTTTATACTTAAAGAAATCCTCTATAGCAGTCTGTATTTCCGTTGTGATTGCATCTAAGGGCATACCCGGGTCAACCCGCATTTTCTTTTGGCCCTCGGCGCTTATGTCATATATCCCCAGATTGCTCGTAAATATTATCAAGCTCTCGGAAAAATATACAGTCTCACCGCGCCCGGAGGTTAACCTGCCGTCATCTAAAATCTGTAGAAATATGTCAAGGATTTTAGGGTTGGCTTTTTCTATCTCATCAAACAGGATTACGGAAAAAGGGTTTTGTTTCACGGAATTTGTCAGCTCCCCCCCCACATCATATCCTACATATCCGGGTGGCGCTCCTACCAGCCGCTGGTCGGCGTGCTCTTTGGAAAACTCACTCATGTCAAACCTGATGTAACTTGTCTCTGAGCCAAAGAGCAGCTCAGTGAGCGCCCTGGCAAGCTCAGTCTTTCCCACCCCGGTGGGGCCTGCAAAAAACAACACCCCTTTAGGGCGCTGGGAAAACTTTGAGTACTGTGCCCCTGAGAGATTAAACACAGCACGTTTTACTATGTCTTGTGCCCTTCGTATGGCATGAGGCTGCCCCTTTACCCTTAAACTTAAAATTTCAACCGACTTTGATATTTTATCGAAATCCAGCTTTGACCATGGATTTTCCACTATGCCGAGTTTATAGGCTCGTATGGCTGACCCTATCTCTGAAAACACAATCCCCTGTTTTCTTGCCAACGATACAATGGATATTATCTCCGTACCATGTAAATTATTTGTCTGGTCTATAAAAAGGTTGATGTTTTCACCTTTTCTATTATCATCAAGTGTGTTAAAGCCGGTTATATTTTTCGCAAGGTTTTCAATAATAATTTTTCTTAAATGAAAGTCCGGCCTCGGCACTGCCAGGACTTTAACCTTTGGGCTTTCCAGGGTAAACCATGCAGGAATATCGTTTTCCTTATTGAGTAGCCATATTATCAGGTTAAACTGCGGAAACGCAGCCCCATCGGCAATTACCGGTATTGACTTCTGGGAAAGATGGTAGGCTCTGTAGTAAAGCTCCTGCATATCATTAGGTGCGATGTCTTGCAGCCGTGAGGCGAAGTTCATAATTACGGCTGTGTAGGTTGTATTTGTTGTTGAAAACTGCTCAATTATTCCGGCAGCCTTTAAAGGTGTGCATGGATAGGGTTTTTCCTTTTTAATCTCCTCAGGGGTAATTTTTTTTATCTTTTCCGGCTCCCCCTCCATGACTTCAAAGCCGTAGAGTGGCTCGTATGCCAAAATGATGGAGTATCCTGCCTCTTTAAGAATTCTATGCAGATAGTCTGTCATCTTTAAAGTCGTTACGGCGCCGGAAATCTCTATTGGATAAATGTCAAACACATTTCCCCACAGAATAAACTGTGGTTTAATTGTCAGAAACCTGATTATTTCCCTTGCCCATTTAGGCATAATCTCATTTGTCATCGTCTTGTTGTCCTTTGCTTTCAGTTTCTTTGTAAAGGGCGATGGCCTCTTCTATTCTGAATTGAAATCTCATATAGGCGTTCATACAGACGTTTAGAAAAGATGAGTCACTAAAGACACCCTTGATTGTATCTGTTATGATGCCGCTTAAAAATTCTATTCCAGGATTTTTTTGAATACTCCGCTCTATCGAACGAACCAGCCCAGGTGTTTTCTGCTCTATTTCAAACAAGAATTCCGTATCCGAAAACTCCCATCGTATCTCACTCGATTTTAATGCTTCCAGATATAATAACAGTTTTTTTAAAACCGAGTATTCGTCTTTTTTATAACTGTATGCCATGTAGAATTCCTTAAATTCATAATCAAGCGTTGTCTTTAATTCATCCATAAGAAAATTGATAGTTGGGATTTTAGATAATTCCACCTTGTTTGTAATACACTTAGCCAGTTGCAGGTACCGGTTAAAATAATTGGGCCTGGTTCTGAAAATTTTGATAAGCCCTGTGATTTTTCTTTCCGTGTTTAATCCGGTTAAATCCTTAATGTGAGCTGTGATGTATGTAATGTTGTATGGGTAATCACGTGCATGATTTCTTATATCATCCTCAGTTATAAGCTGATTGTTTTTAATCATGTGGCGGAGGGTCTCCAGTGATTTACAATATTGTGGAAACATGGAGCCTGCAATTGTCTCCTGCTGTATAGAGACCGGAATAATGTACTTCTGTAGAAGACTGTTGTAATAATCCTTTTTTAGCAAAAAACCAGCGTCTTTTATTTTTTTAAGAAATTCTACTGCTTCTTTGTATTTTTGGACGTCACTACCCATAAGATGATTTTTAACGTCTGCCGGTAAAATGTAATCCTCTTCAAGTTCTTGAAAAACTCTTTTTTTGATGAGCATACCGCCCTTGTAAAGCTCAAGCAGGACTTTTACAGATGCAACGTAATCGTCAAACTTGCCTCCGGTTATATCATTCTGTAAGCACTCAGGTACGATATATTTTTCTGTGAGGATGTTGTAATCATTCTTTTTAATGAGAAAATCTGTTCGGCCTGCAATAATATCTGATTTATTAAAAAAGTCATTTTTTATTTCAGCAGGGAGTACATAGTGTTGGGCATCAATCATGATCTGAAGGGATTTTAACTGCTCGAGTTTTCTTTCATATGAGGTGCTTCCAAAAAACATCTTTGTAAGATTTTTAAGAGTGTTCAGGAAATCGTTATCTTGATTTTGTGTCAAAGCGATATAGTCTTTATAGTATGTAAGGAGGCTGCCGCTAAGGAGGCTGTCTATGATTACAGATTCACCTTTAGTGCTTTCATCATTAAGAGCTTTAGTTGCATAGAGGCATATATTATTTAATGTTATCAGTTTTCCGTACAGGGCAAAGGGAAGTGATTTATCTCCAAAGGAATAGATGACTTTAATAAGGCTGCGGTCGGGGTCGTTTAGTTCAATGCTTAAGAGATTGTCAAGGCGGATAGAGGCGCTGTAATTGCCGTTTTGCATAAGCCACTTGTTAATGTAGCGCCTTTGGATATAGGAGAGAGCTGCCTCCCAGTCCTCCTCACTCTCTATAAAGACTGCTGCAAGCTCCTCTAACTCAAAGTACTCCTTGTCTCTGTGGACAAAGGGTATTGCAAACTTTTTTCCTTCAACCTGCTCTTTGGAGTAGTACTCAATGAGGCTTTTATCGCCTCTGAGCCACCTGCTGACTTCATCATACCCCCAACGGGATTTTGGGTCTCTGGTCAGAAGCCCCCTTATAAGTACGGCATACTTTGGGGCAATATCGTCAGGGACGGTAATTCCTTTTGTTGAAAGCGTGTACATGATAACTCTTGTGTCAAGACCTGAAAAAGGATGACGGCCCAGGAGCAGCTCAAGGACAATAACCCCAAAGGACCACCAATCGGACTGTTTGCCGACAACACCGGTAAAGGCCTCCGGTGCCCAGTACAGAGGGGTACCCTTTACGGTTGTCAGTTTTTTTGACAGTTCAGGGTCCATAAGCGAGGATATCCCAAAGTCTATAAAGACAAGGTTAAGGGGTGCATTGGCTTTCACTAAAATATTTGAAGGTTTTAAATCGTTGTGAATTATATTGTTTTTGTGAAGGACATTGATGGATTCGCTTATTTCGCTTATTATCCCATCAAGTAGTGCATGCCCGGCCGGAGCCGTTACAAAATCTTTCAGTGAGCCAAAGGCGGCATACTCCTCAATCTCATACCATCTGCCGGCCTCAGTGTCAAAGCCGCTGTCTGTTATGGATATGATATGGTCGGGGAAGCGGGCGCTAAGTTCTTTCATTTTTTTTAACACCTCGGGCTTAGGCTCCATACCGGTTCTGTAGAGTTTCAGAACACTGGTTTTCCCATTTTGCTCAATCAGGTAAATATCGGCCTCAGCACCCTTAGCGGGCAGCTCATCCACAATCGTATAGTTTTTAAAGGAGTTTATCTTGCCTGATTTGGCGTGTTTAACCTCAACCAGAGTCTTGTCGCTCTCAACCAGCGTTTTATCTGAATCAATCAGCGTTCTGTCGGGGTCACTCATTTGTTTTGATTACTCCGTAGTAGCGCAACAGTTGTGTAAAACAGCTTCAGCTGTTATTCCTCGCTGATATAATACCCAATGGTGTCTGAAAATGGCAATGAATACGTCATACCAAGTAGCAGTCATTCGATTAACTTTGTTGGCTTCGTCTAAAGCTCCTTGACGTCTCCCCTTAAGGGGATTCCCTTATGAGGGGAGGTGTCGCTTTCTCCTTGCCGCCTCGTTACTCTTTTGACTGCTACTTGGTAACACATGCCGGTTTGCGAATTGCAGACTGAGTTTTGATATTGATTTAATTTAGAGTTTTGATATAATATGGCGATGGTAGCAGCACTGCCGTTTAAGTAAAAGAAAGGTTAGGGATTTAACAGCATGAAC
Proteins encoded in this window:
- a CDS encoding flagellin FliC — its product is MAFVINTNIMSINAQRNLNRTQGPLQDAMQRLSSGLRINSAKDDAAGLAIATRMTAQIRGLTVAVRNANDGLSITQTAEGALDEVTNNLQRIRELGLQALSGQYGSTDVGYMQKEVNSLVEEIGRISEQTKFNGKRLLSDSFSVSMKVSYSASDSAISMNVPSVNTDVLGGNTYTSSGKDGTIMYLKDIHTATSTAVEGVGDASWVSGAGYPSAFSYTASVSITYTGRASFMVNDVSQSTGLRSAASNAIAIVDSAITSVTSLRASMGAKSNQFEAAIRNLDNVLEASQSSRSRIMDADFAQETANLTKSMILRQAGISVLSQANTAPQSVLNLLR
- a CDS encoding FHA domain-containing protein, encoding MGLVKVCPTCRGVNSSADMMCSRCFGDISGIKPNDEFTDEFKVSQEALEAVPPPATSDDRTIVEVKNRLLLRLKDGREIVVKPGDVVGRKAVGADVIADFPTVSRRHVKFTFENGKWLIEDLNSTNETYLDDVRLTTGQRTEIKQNQKLTLSFSLDMTVK
- a CDS encoding radical SAM protein, coding for MGNHNSRDIYINLIHYPLSTLGPGNRVGIWFQGCNIRCSGCMSEFTWEQSAVHKTTTSVVMAALSKYQGSGITISGGEPFFQPDALYELLLLIRERGFNDILLYSGYRHEELALKYGYILPLVDVLIDGEFTAGMETQQWWKGSENQRAIVLSKQQSLVAVYEKYLSQRGNMRPLQVIKLKDRIFIAGIPRQQDMEAILNGIG
- a CDS encoding AAA family ATPase, which encodes MTNEIMPKWAREIIRFLTIKPQFILWGNVFDIYPIEISGAVTTLKMTDYLHRILKEAGYSIILAYEPLYGFEVMEGEPEKIKKITPEEIKKEKPYPCTPLKAAGIIEQFSTTNTTYTAVIMNFASRLQDIAPNDMQELYYRAYHLSQKSIPVIADGAAFPQFNLIIWLLNKENDIPAWFTLESPKVKVLAVPRPDFHLRKIIIENLAKNITGFNTLDDNRKGENINLFIDQTNNLHGTEIISIVSLARKQGIVFSEIGSAIRAYKLGIVENPWSKLDFDKISKSVEILSLRVKGQPHAIRRAQDIVKRAVFNLSGAQYSKFSQRPKGVLFFAGPTGVGKTELARALTELLFGSETSYIRFDMSEFSKEHADQRLVGAPPGYVGYDVGGELTNSVKQNPFSVILFDEIEKANPKILDIFLQILDDGRLTSGRGETVYFSESLIIFTSNLGIYDISAEGQKKMRVDPGMPLDAITTEIQTAIEDFFKYKLGRPEILNRIGDNIVVFDFIRPESAAAIVKKMISSVLEKIEDSFKITVKLTDEVSKKLNDYCCADLTMGGRGIGNKLETAFVNPVSRALFDYGIKPGETVTVTDLTESEQVWEIIIAEIYI
- a CDS encoding protein kinase is translated as MSDPDRTLIDSDKTLVESDKTLVEVKHAKSGKINSFKNYTIVDELPAKGAEADIYLIEQNGKTSVLKLYRTGMEPKPEVLKKMKELSARFPDHIISITDSGFDTEAGRWYEIEEYAAFGSLKDFVTAPAGHALLDGIISEISESINVLHKNNIIHNDLKPSNILVKANAPLNLVFIDFGISSLMDPELSKKLTTVKGTPLYWAPEAFTGVVGKQSDWWSFGVIVLELLLGRHPFSGLDTRVIMYTLSTKGITVPDDIAPKYAVLIRGLLTRDPKSRWGYDEVSRWLRGDKSLIEYYSKEQVEGKKFAIPFVHRDKEYFELEELAAVFIESEEDWEAALSYIQRRYINKWLMQNGNYSASIRLDNLLSIELNDPDRSLIKVIYSFGDKSLPFALYGKLITLNNICLYATKALNDESTKGESVIIDSLLSGSLLTYYKDYIALTQNQDNDFLNTLKNLTKMFFGSTSYERKLEQLKSLQIMIDAQHYVLPAEIKNDFFNKSDIIAGRTDFLIKKNDYNILTEKYIVPECLQNDITGGKFDDYVASVKVLLELYKGGMLIKKRVFQELEEDYILPADVKNHLMGSDVQKYKEAVEFLKKIKDAGFLLKKDYYNSLLQKYIIPVSIQQETIAGSMFPQYCKSLETLRHMIKNNQLITEDDIRNHARDYPYNITYITAHIKDLTGLNTERKITGLIKIFRTRPNYFNRYLQLAKCITNKVELSKIPTINFLMDELKTTLDYEFKEFYMAYSYKKDEYSVLKKLLLYLEALKSSEIRWEFSDTEFLFEIEQKTPGLVRSIERSIQKNPGIEFLSGIITDTIKGVFSDSSFLNVCMNAYMRFQFRIEEAIALYKETESKGQQDDDK